Proteins found in one Terribacillus sp. DMT04 genomic segment:
- the bshB2 gene encoding bacillithiol biosynthesis deacetylase BshB2, giving the protein MEKHVVVIFPHPDDEAFGAAGTIAKFREEGVPVTYLCGTLGEMGRNMGNPTFATRESLPEIRKKELQDACKVMDVELKMLGYRDKVLEFEDLSKVSENLKSYLDDIQPSLVITHYPEYAVHPDHNALGAAAIDAVSKMDESIRPTVWAQAFMRGYQEILGKPDVVQDIRPFVKTKVKAILCHASQAQGVLGNVTGEQLTEENMEAIAMEHFKEETFYTWNFKSI; this is encoded by the coding sequence ATGGAAAAACACGTAGTAGTCATCTTTCCGCATCCGGACGACGAAGCTTTCGGAGCAGCTGGTACGATTGCCAAGTTCAGAGAAGAAGGTGTGCCGGTTACATACTTGTGCGGTACACTAGGCGAAATGGGCCGCAATATGGGGAACCCGACATTTGCAACGCGCGAATCACTGCCGGAAATCCGTAAAAAGGAATTGCAGGATGCTTGCAAGGTAATGGATGTGGAATTAAAAATGCTCGGTTACCGCGATAAGGTACTAGAATTTGAAGACCTTTCAAAAGTAAGTGAAAATCTAAAGAGCTATCTGGATGACATTCAACCGTCACTAGTCATTACACATTACCCAGAATATGCTGTACATCCTGACCATAATGCGCTTGGCGCAGCAGCTATTGATGCAGTTTCGAAGATGGATGAAAGCATTCGTCCGACTGTTTGGGCGCAAGCATTCATGCGCGGCTACCAAGAGATTCTGGGGAAACCTGACGTCGTGCAAGATATTCGCCCGTTCGTCAAAACAAAAGTAAAGGCGATTCTTTGCCATGCATCACAGGCACAAGGTGTGCTTGGAAACGTTACTGGTGAACAACTAACTGAAGAAAACATGGAAGCAATCGCGATGGAGCATTTTAAAGAAGAGACTTTCTATACTTGGAACTTCAAAAGCATATAA
- a CDS encoding YojF family protein: MKPIDINEVQQHIDEFAGKKVFIHLETTNGAYANHVNEKAYNVGAFIRNAQVTYEHGKIKGAGTAYRVGLKTENGWVYAEGLNAWELDDKNRLLMAGHDREGRLMVALEISETAF; encoded by the coding sequence TTGAAGCCAATTGATATAAATGAAGTGCAACAACATATAGATGAATTTGCTGGTAAAAAAGTGTTTATACATCTTGAAACGACAAATGGTGCATATGCTAATCATGTAAATGAAAAAGCGTACAATGTGGGTGCATTTATCCGCAATGCACAAGTGACGTATGAGCACGGCAAGATTAAAGGTGCAGGCACTGCCTACCGTGTTGGTCTGAAAACAGAAAACGGCTGGGTATATGCAGAAGGACTCAATGCCTGGGAATTGGATGATAAGAATCGTCTGCTGATGGCTGGTCATGATCGAGAAGGCCGTTTGATGGTTGCATTGGAAATAAGCGAGACAGCGTTCTAA
- a CDS encoding MepB family protein, whose translation MFQSLKMIDELLANFGEEQLHNVYYETQNEEYEGATFFVRHSIFRSRRAKLTPNKKGYFVVFWEKNAHNQNQAFTYEESPKKIVITIIDGHLKGQFIFPKAILHKKGVLRDDHNKGKVAIRVYPDWEADLNKNATKTQQWQSTYFLDLTKQIDKEKFEDLYFS comes from the coding sequence GTGTTTCAATCTTTAAAAATGATAGATGAATTACTAGCTAACTTTGGCGAAGAGCAGTTACATAACGTGTATTATGAAACGCAGAACGAGGAATATGAAGGGGCAACCTTCTTTGTCAGACACTCTATATTTCGAAGTCGGCGGGCTAAGTTAACACCAAATAAGAAAGGGTACTTTGTGGTTTTCTGGGAGAAGAACGCTCATAACCAGAATCAGGCGTTTACATATGAGGAAAGTCCGAAAAAAATCGTCATTACTATTATAGATGGTCATCTTAAAGGTCAATTTATCTTCCCAAAAGCAATTCTACATAAAAAGGGTGTTTTACGAGATGATCATAATAAAGGAAAGGTGGCGATAAGAGTGTATCCCGATTGGGAAGCGGATTTAAATAAAAATGCAACGAAAACACAACAGTGGCAAAGCACGTATTTTTTGGATTTAACAAAACAAATAGACAAGGAGAAATTTGAAGACCTCTATTTTAGTTAA
- the uvrA gene encoding excinuclease ABC subunit UvrA — protein MAKKHISVRGARANNLKNIDVDIPKDSLVVLTGLSGSGKSSLAFDTIYAEGQRRYVESLSAYARQFLGQMDKPDVDSIEGLSPAISIDQKTTSKNPRSTVGTVTEIYDYMRLLFARVGRPTCPRHGIEISSQSVEQMADRILEFPERSRLQVLAPVVSGKKGEHVKVLEKLRAEGYIRLRVDGEMMEISDDIKLEKTKKHSIEVVVDRIVIKEGITGRLTDSLETALTLGDGRVIVDVMDVEELLFSEHHACPICGFSIGELEPRMFSFNSPFGACTSCDGLGTKLEVDPDLVIPDKELTLREGAIAAWEPTSSQYYPKLLEAASSHFGIDMDVPVGELPESQLDILLNGKKKEKIYFRYENDFGRVRESNIEFEGVLTNIARRYRDTTSDFIREQMEKYMNTRPCPKCKGHRLREESLAVLINGNHISNITEQSVLEVKQFMEELELNEKERQIAFMITKEIVDRLTFLNNVGLDYLTLSRAAGTLSGGEAQRIRLATQIGSALTGVLYVLDEPSIGLHQRDNDRLIETMKRMRDLGNTLIVVEHDEDTMMEADWLIDVGPGAGEHGGQISSQGTPAKVMKDKRSLTGQYLSGKKFVPLPFERRKPDMDRVIEVIGAEENNLKKASAKIPLGLFNAVTGVSGSGKSTFVNEILHKTLAQKLNRSKQKPGKHKQVKGLEHLDKVIDIDQSPIGRTPRSNPATYTGAFDDIRDVYASTNAAKVRGYKKGRFSFNVKGGRCEACRGDGIIKIEMHFLPDVYVPCEVCHGKRYNRETLEVKYKGKSIADVLDMTIEEAVDFFENIPKIKRKLQTIADVGLGYVKLGQPATTLSGGEAQRVKLASELHKRSNGKTFYILDEPTTGLHVDDIARLLKVLERIVENGDTVLVIEHNLDVIKTADYLIDLGPEGGDRGGEIVATGTPEVVAEVPASYTGKYLKPILERDRNRTNSEIEYAAQVAEK, from the coding sequence GTGGCGAAGAAACATATATCAGTCCGAGGCGCACGCGCTAACAACTTAAAAAATATTGATGTAGATATTCCGAAAGACAGCTTGGTCGTACTGACAGGCTTGTCTGGTTCGGGAAAGTCATCGCTCGCTTTTGATACAATTTATGCGGAAGGACAGCGGCGCTATGTGGAATCACTATCTGCGTATGCCCGCCAGTTCCTCGGCCAGATGGACAAGCCGGATGTGGATTCCATTGAAGGACTGTCCCCAGCAATTAGTATTGATCAGAAAACAACAAGCAAAAATCCGCGTTCCACTGTCGGAACGGTAACCGAAATTTATGACTATATGCGTCTGTTGTTTGCAAGAGTCGGGCGCCCAACTTGCCCGCGGCATGGAATCGAGATCAGTTCCCAATCTGTTGAGCAGATGGCTGACCGAATTCTTGAATTTCCAGAACGATCACGGCTGCAAGTATTAGCGCCTGTTGTTTCCGGTAAAAAAGGCGAGCATGTGAAAGTGCTGGAAAAGCTGCGTGCAGAAGGGTATATCCGCCTTCGTGTAGATGGCGAAATGATGGAGATTTCAGATGATATCAAGCTGGAGAAGACGAAAAAGCACTCCATTGAAGTAGTTGTCGATCGGATTGTAATCAAAGAAGGCATCACGGGCCGTTTGACTGATAGCTTGGAAACAGCGCTTACGCTAGGAGACGGCCGCGTAATTGTAGATGTAATGGATGTAGAAGAATTGCTATTCAGTGAGCATCATGCTTGTCCAATTTGCGGTTTTTCTATCGGTGAATTGGAACCGCGGATGTTTTCCTTCAACAGCCCATTTGGTGCCTGTACATCTTGTGATGGTTTGGGCACGAAACTGGAAGTTGATCCTGACTTAGTAATTCCAGATAAAGAGCTGACCCTGCGCGAAGGAGCAATTGCAGCGTGGGAACCGACTAGTTCACAATATTATCCGAAGCTGCTGGAAGCTGCCAGCAGTCATTTTGGTATTGATATGGATGTGCCGGTAGGCGAGTTGCCGGAGTCACAGCTGGATATCTTGCTGAATGGAAAGAAAAAAGAGAAAATCTATTTCCGCTATGAAAATGATTTTGGCAGAGTGCGTGAAAGCAACATTGAGTTTGAAGGCGTACTAACAAATATCGCGCGTCGTTACCGTGACACGACGTCTGATTTCATTCGTGAACAAATGGAAAAATACATGAACACACGCCCATGTCCAAAATGTAAAGGACATCGTCTCCGGGAAGAGTCGCTTGCTGTGCTTATCAATGGCAATCATATTAGCAACATTACCGAGCAGTCTGTATTGGAAGTAAAACAGTTCATGGAAGAACTTGAACTGAATGAAAAAGAACGTCAAATTGCTTTCATGATTACGAAGGAAATTGTAGACAGACTTACTTTCTTAAACAATGTTGGTTTGGATTATCTGACGTTATCTCGTGCTGCCGGAACCTTATCCGGAGGTGAGGCGCAGCGTATCCGGCTTGCCACACAAATAGGTTCAGCGTTAACTGGCGTCCTGTATGTACTAGATGAACCCTCAATTGGATTGCATCAGCGCGATAACGACCGTTTGATAGAAACGATGAAACGGATGCGTGATTTAGGTAACACTCTTATTGTCGTTGAGCATGATGAAGATACGATGATGGAAGCCGATTGGCTGATAGATGTAGGGCCAGGAGCCGGCGAACATGGCGGACAGATATCCAGCCAAGGCACACCTGCTAAAGTGATGAAAGATAAGCGCTCACTCACAGGACAGTACTTGTCAGGGAAGAAATTTGTGCCTCTTCCATTTGAGCGCCGCAAACCAGATATGGATCGTGTAATCGAAGTTATTGGTGCCGAAGAAAATAACTTAAAAAAAGCATCTGCTAAAATTCCGCTCGGTTTGTTCAATGCCGTGACAGGTGTATCTGGCTCTGGTAAAAGTACGTTCGTAAATGAAATTCTGCACAAAACACTGGCGCAGAAGCTCAACAGAAGCAAGCAGAAGCCAGGTAAGCATAAACAAGTCAAAGGCTTGGAGCATTTGGATAAGGTTATCGACATTGACCAGTCTCCAATTGGCCGGACACCACGGTCTAACCCGGCGACATATACGGGAGCATTTGATGATATCCGAGATGTATATGCAAGCACGAACGCAGCGAAAGTACGCGGCTACAAGAAAGGCCGTTTCAGTTTCAACGTTAAGGGCGGACGTTGTGAAGCATGCCGCGGCGATGGCATTATTAAGATTGAAATGCACTTCCTGCCTGATGTGTATGTACCTTGTGAAGTATGTCATGGAAAGCGGTACAACCGCGAGACACTTGAAGTGAAGTATAAAGGCAAGAGCATTGCAGATGTATTAGATATGACGATCGAAGAAGCTGTGGATTTCTTCGAGAACATTCCAAAAATCAAGCGCAAACTGCAAACAATTGCAGATGTTGGGCTTGGCTATGTAAAACTCGGACAGCCTGCAACAACGCTGTCCGGCGGAGAAGCACAGCGTGTGAAACTTGCAAGTGAACTGCATAAGCGCAGTAATGGAAAAACATTCTATATTTTAGATGAACCGACAACGGGCTTGCACGTAGACGACATTGCCCGGTTGCTAAAAGTGCTAGAACGGATTGTGGAAAATGGTGATACCGTTCTCGTTATTGAACATAATCTGGACGTTATCAAAACAGCAGATTATCTCATTGACCTCGGGCCAGAAGGCGGCGACCGCGGCGGAGAAATCGTAGCTACTGGCACCCCGGAAGTAGTAGCCGAAGTGCCTGCTTCTTACACCGGCAAATACTTGAAGCCAATACTCGAGCGCGACCGAAATCGCACGAACAGCGAAATAGAGTATGCAGCACAAGTAGCAGAAAAGTAA